GACGAGCTCCCGCAGCCCAGCCAGGAACGCGTCGTTCTGCTCGGGCATCCCGGCGGTGACGCGGACGCACCCGTCGCCTCCCTCGATATGGGTCATGTCCCGGACGGCGATCCCGCGCGCGGCGAGGCCGGAGACGACGGCGTCGGCATCGGGAGCCCGGAACAGCACGAAGTTGGCCAGGCTGGGGTAAGCGGTGATGCCGTCCATCGACTCGAGCTCGGCGATGAGCCGGTCCCTCTCGGTGACGAGCAGCTGGACGTTCTCGAGCAGCCTCTCCCGGTGGCGCAGGACGGTGACCCCCGTGACCTGGGCCAGGGCGGACAGGCCGTACGGCATCCGGACCGCGAGCAGCGGCGCCAGCGTGTCCGGCTGCGCCAGGGCATACCCGATCCGGGCTCCCGCGAGTCCGAACGCCTTCGAGAGGGTCCGGACGACGATCACGTTCCCGAACTCCTGCAGGTGGTCGGTGAACGTGACGCCGGCGAACTCGTAGTACGCCTCGTCCACCACGACGAGCCCGGGTGCGGCGTGGGCGAGGGCAGCGATGTCCTCCGGGAAGGTGATGGCTCCCGTCGGGTTGTCCGGCGTGCAGACGAACACGATCTCCGGACGGAGCCGGTCGATCGCCTCGAGCGACGCCTCCAGATCGAGGAGGAAGTTGTCCCGACGCGGGACCGTCTCGATCCTCATCCCGGCCACGGTCGCCTGCAGCCGGTGCATCGCGTACGTGGGAGCGAAGAGCAGCGCGGTCCGTCCGGCCCCTCCGTAGGCGAGGCACGCGTTGAGGAGGATCTCGTTGGAGCCGGTGCCGGTCCAGATCCAGTCGCGCTCCAGGCCCGTGTAGGCGGCGAGCTCGTAGCGCAGCTCGAGCGCCTCCGGGTCGGGGTAGCGGTTGAGCTCGATCCCGGCGATGGCGTCGAGGACCTCGTCCAGAACGTCCTTCGGGGGCGGGAGCGGGCTCTCGTTCGCGTGGAGCCGGACCGGCGGCACCTGCGCTGACGGGCGGTACGGGCGCAGGGCGGCGATCTCGGGCCGGGGGTCCGGACGGGGCCGGCTCACCCCGGACCCTCCTCGAGACGGACGTGCAGGTCCTCGCGGTGTGCCTGCAGCCCCTCCGTCTCCGCGATGGTCTCGGCGATCGAAGCGTCGCGGAACAGGGCCTGGCGGGAGTAGGAGACGGTGTTGAGGGCGACGAGGAAGTCGCGCACCGACAGGCCGGACGAGAAGCGGGCCGTCCTCGCGGTCGGGAGCACGTGGCTGGGCCCGGCGCAGTAGTCGGACAGGGTGGCCGGCGTGTCCGCCCCCACCAGGACCGTCCCCGCGGCGTGAACCCGGTCGAGGAACGCCTGCGGCTCGGACGTGTGGATGCAGAGGTGCTCGGGCGCCAGCTCGTCCACCACCTCGGCGGCCTGCTCCAGGTCGCGGACGAGCACCGCGAGCCCGTGGTTCGCGAGCGCCTCCCGGATGGCGGCGGCGCGCGGGAGCCGTCGCAGACGGTCCCAGAGCTCGCGGAGGATCTCGGCCAGCAGCTCCTCGGAGGTCGTCACGAGAACGGCCGCGGCCTCCGGATCGTGCTCGGCCTGGGTCAGCAGCTCGGCCGCAGCGAACGAGGCCCGTGCCTGCGCGTCCGTGACGACGACGGCCTCCGACGGCCCGAACAGCCCGT
This portion of the Actinomycetota bacterium genome encodes:
- the hisC gene encoding histidinol-phosphate transaminase, translated to MSRPRPDPRPEIAALRPYRPSAQVPPVRLHANESPLPPPKDVLDEVLDAIAGIELNRYPDPEALELRYELAAYTGLERDWIWTGTGSNEILLNACLAYGGAGRTALLFAPTYAMHRLQATVAGMRIETVPRRDNFLLDLEASLEAIDRLRPEIVFVCTPDNPTGAITFPEDIAALAHAAPGLVVVDEAYYEFAGVTFTDHLQEFGNVIVVRTLSKAFGLAGARIGYALAQPDTLAPLLAVRMPYGLSALAQVTGVTVLRHRERLLENVQLLVTERDRLIAELESMDGITAYPSLANFVLFRAPDADAVVSGLAARGIAVRDMTHIEGGDGCVRVTAGMPEQNDAFLAGLRELV